A stretch of Vannielia litorea DNA encodes these proteins:
- a CDS encoding AbrB family transcriptional regulator, giving the protein MSPALPALRVNVQTLAIGALGAALAWAVGMPLAFLAGPAIAVACAGFVGVEAAIHNRLRDACFVLIGLTVGGLVTPDSLGAMASWPGAFVLLAALTLATPFLIREVLCRWFAFSRPEGFLAAAPGHLSMVVALTEGLGLPLIRPVLMASFRVLILTLTVPFATRLAGVPIGPGLPTAELTESWLMIVPQVAAAVVLGLLLGRLRMPAPLLIGAMAVGAGVKLSGLAEGSLPGWLSQTVLVVMGSLIGSRFRGITGPEVLRDLTASIVAVGASAVLAALFALAAARVSGLPFLDVLIAFAPGGLETMIIVGAAAGADPSFVAAAHVSRLVILALILSGFAIHHGRTPPPPDR; this is encoded by the coding sequence ATGAGCCCCGCCCTGCCGGCGCTGCGCGTCAACGTCCAGACCCTCGCCATCGGCGCCCTCGGCGCGGCCCTTGCCTGGGCGGTGGGCATGCCGCTGGCCTTTCTGGCCGGGCCGGCCATCGCCGTGGCCTGCGCCGGCTTCGTCGGGGTCGAGGCCGCCATTCACAACCGCCTGCGCGATGCCTGCTTCGTCCTCATCGGCCTCACCGTCGGCGGGCTCGTCACCCCCGACAGCCTCGGCGCCATGGCCTCCTGGCCCGGAGCCTTCGTGCTGCTCGCGGCGCTCACCCTGGCCACGCCCTTCCTCATCCGCGAGGTGCTCTGCCGCTGGTTCGCCTTCTCCCGGCCAGAGGGCTTTCTTGCGGCCGCACCGGGCCACCTGTCCATGGTGGTGGCGCTGACCGAGGGGCTGGGCCTGCCGCTGATCCGCCCGGTGCTGATGGCCTCCTTCCGCGTGCTGATCCTCACCCTCACCGTCCCGTTTGCAACCCGGCTCGCGGGGGTGCCCATCGGGCCGGGCCTGCCCACCGCCGAGCTGACGGAGAGCTGGCTGATGATCGTGCCGCAGGTCGCCGCCGCCGTGGTGCTCGGTCTTCTGCTCGGCAGGCTCCGCATGCCCGCGCCGCTGCTGATCGGCGCCATGGCAGTGGGCGCAGGCGTAAAGCTCTCCGGGCTGGCCGAGGGCAGCCTGCCCGGCTGGCTCTCGCAAACCGTTCTTGTCGTCATGGGCAGCCTCATCGGCTCGCGCTTCCGCGGCATCACCGGGCCCGAGGTCCTGCGAGACCTGACCGCATCCATCGTGGCCGTCGGCGCCTCCGCCGTCCTGGCCGCCCTCTTCGCGCTGGCCGCGGCCCGCGTCTCGGGCCTGCCTTTCCTCGACGTGCTCATCGCCTTCGCACCCGGCGGGCTGGAAACCATGATCATCGTCGGCGCCGCGGCCGGGGCCGACCCGAGCTTCGTTGCCGCCGCCCACGTCAGCCGCCTCGTGATCCTGGCGCTGATCCTGTCGGGTTTCGCCATCCACCATGGCCGCACACCGCCGCCGCCCGATCGCTAA
- a CDS encoding peroxiredoxin, translating to MQISVGDTIPSATFVRMGAEGPEQIALKDITTGKKVIIFGLPGAYTGTCSTKHVPSYIENMDMLKDKGVAEVICVSVNDPFVMDAWGKDTGAAQAGIHMLADPEGTFTKEIGMTFNAPPAGLINRSLRYAMVLHDNVVTTFNLEGGPGECSVSAAPALFDEL from the coding sequence ATGCAAATCTCGGTAGGCGACACCATCCCATCGGCAACTTTCGTGCGCATGGGCGCCGAAGGCCCCGAGCAGATCGCTCTGAAAGACATAACCACCGGCAAGAAGGTCATCATCTTCGGCCTGCCCGGCGCCTACACCGGCACCTGCTCCACCAAGCACGTGCCGAGCTACATCGAGAACATGGACATGCTGAAGGACAAGGGCGTGGCCGAGGTCATCTGCGTCTCGGTCAACGACCCCTTCGTGATGGACGCCTGGGGCAAGGACACCGGCGCAGCGCAGGCGGGCATCCACATGCTGGCCGACCCCGAGGGCACCTTCACCAAGGAGATCGGCATGACCTTCAACGCCCCGCCCGCCGGCCTCATCAACCGCTCGCTGCGCTACGCCATGGTCCTGCACGACAACGTGGTGACCACCTTCAACCTCGAGGGCGGCCCCGGCGAATGCTCCGTCTCCGCCGCGCCTGCGCTCTTCGACGAGCTCTGA
- a CDS encoding NifU family protein, with the protein MFIQTESTPNPATLKFLPGQEVMGAGTADFPTPEAASGSPLAQRIFAVSGVTGVFLGHDFVTVTKADGNEWDHLKPAILGAIMEHVQSGEPVLASDAAPAAAHAIHEGEDGEIVEQIKQLLDTRVRPAVAQDGGDITFHGFERGVVYLHMQGACAGCPSSTLTLKMGIEQLLRHYIPEVTEVRPVAA; encoded by the coding sequence ATGTTCATCCAGACCGAATCCACGCCCAACCCCGCCACCCTCAAGTTCCTGCCCGGGCAGGAGGTGATGGGGGCCGGCACCGCCGATTTCCCCACGCCGGAGGCCGCCTCCGGCTCGCCGCTGGCCCAGCGCATCTTCGCCGTCTCCGGCGTGACCGGCGTGTTCCTCGGCCATGATTTCGTGACCGTCACCAAGGCGGACGGCAACGAGTGGGATCACCTCAAGCCCGCCATCCTCGGCGCGATCATGGAGCACGTGCAATCGGGCGAGCCGGTGCTGGCCTCCGATGCCGCCCCTGCCGCCGCCCATGCGATCCACGAGGGCGAAGACGGCGAGATCGTCGAGCAGATCAAGCAGTTGCTCGACACCCGCGTGCGCCCCGCCGTGGCCCAGGACGGCGGCGACATCACCTTCCACGGTTTCGAGCGCGGCGTCGTCTACCTGCACATGCAGGGCGCCTGCGCCGGCTGCCCTTCCTCCACGCTGACGCTGAAGATGGGCATCGAGCAGCTTCTCCGCCACTACATCCCCGAAGTGACCGAAGTCCGCCCCGTCGCGGCCTGA
- a CDS encoding 4a-hydroxytetrahydrobiopterin dehydratase: MTLEELEAAGWEKEGEVLAKSFRFRNFSEAFGWMARVALAAEKADHHPDWSNSWNRVDVRLTTHSAGTLTEKDLKLASVMERLAG; the protein is encoded by the coding sequence TTGACCCTTGAAGAGCTGGAAGCGGCGGGCTGGGAGAAGGAGGGCGAAGTTCTGGCGAAGAGCTTCCGGTTCCGGAATTTCTCGGAGGCCTTCGGGTGGATGGCGCGGGTGGCGCTGGCGGCCGAGAAGGCGGACCATCACCCGGATTGGTCGAATTCGTGGAACCGGGTGGACGTGCGGCTGACGACGCATTCGGCGGGGACGCTGACGGAGAAGGATTTGAAGCTGGCGTCGGTGATGGAGCGGTTGGCGGGGTAG
- a CDS encoding GNAT family N-acetyltransferase, whose protein sequence is MDGSSDITIETVDSLGAVTPEAWDACAAPGRGRPADPFVTWRFLKALEDSGSVGGRSGWQPTYLLARAGDELIAVAPMYAKFHSQGEYVFDHSWAHAYERAGGEYYPKLQIAAPFTPVPGRRFLVKPGWERIGMSALVQGAVQVAAQAGLSGVHATFCTAEEAEAGAQMGLMHRRGQQFHWENRGYGAFDDFLAALSSRKRKMIRKERAQAQGFGGRIVRLTGDQIEPAHWDAFWRFYQDTGARKWGSPYLTRAFFDEAQAHLRDDMLLVLAEREGRWVAGALNFIGRDALFGRYWGCTEHHPCLHFELCYYVAIEEAIARGLARVEAGAQGEHKLARGYLPKETHSLHWVADEGFRRAIADFLEQEARAVDYEIEVLTGYGPFRREHREEQD, encoded by the coding sequence ATGGATGGCAGCTCGGACATCACCATCGAGACCGTGGACAGCCTTGGCGCGGTGACGCCCGAGGCATGGGATGCCTGTGCCGCGCCGGGAAGGGGGCGGCCGGCCGATCCTTTCGTGACCTGGCGGTTTCTGAAAGCGCTGGAAGACAGCGGCTCGGTGGGCGGGCGCTCGGGCTGGCAGCCGACCTACCTGCTGGCGCGGGCGGGGGATGAGCTGATCGCCGTGGCGCCGATGTATGCCAAGTTTCACAGCCAGGGCGAATATGTCTTCGATCACTCCTGGGCCCATGCCTACGAGCGGGCGGGCGGCGAGTATTATCCGAAGTTGCAGATCGCCGCGCCCTTCACGCCGGTGCCGGGGCGGCGGTTTCTGGTGAAGCCGGGCTGGGAGCGGATCGGCATGAGCGCGCTGGTGCAGGGCGCGGTGCAGGTGGCGGCGCAGGCGGGGCTTTCGGGGGTGCATGCCACCTTCTGCACGGCGGAGGAGGCCGAGGCCGGGGCGCAGATGGGGCTGATGCACCGGCGGGGGCAGCAGTTTCACTGGGAGAACCGGGGGTATGGCGCGTTCGACGACTTCCTGGCCGCGTTGAGCAGCCGGAAGCGGAAGATGATCCGCAAGGAGCGGGCGCAGGCGCAGGGCTTTGGCGGGCGGATTGTGCGTTTGACCGGCGATCAGATCGAGCCCGCGCATTGGGATGCGTTCTGGCGGTTTTACCAGGACACCGGCGCGCGGAAGTGGGGCTCGCCCTACCTGACGCGGGCGTTCTTTGACGAGGCGCAGGCGCATCTGCGCGATGACATGCTTCTGGTGCTGGCGGAGCGCGAGGGCCGCTGGGTTGCGGGCGCGCTCAACTTCATCGGGCGCGACGCGCTCTTTGGCCGCTACTGGGGCTGCACCGAGCATCACCCCTGCCTGCATTTCGAGCTGTGCTACTATGTGGCCATCGAGGAGGCGATTGCGCGGGGGCTGGCCCGCGTGGAGGCCGGGGCGCAGGGCGAGCACAAGCTGGCGCGGGGCTACCTGCCGAAGGAGACGCACTCGCTGCATTGGGTGGCCGACGAGGGGTTTCGGCGCGCGATTGCGGATTTTCTGGAACAGGAAGCGCGGGCGGTGGATTACGAGATCGAGGTGCTGACGGGCTACGGGCCGTTCCGCCGCGAGCATCGGGAGGAGCAGGATTGA
- the trpS gene encoding tryptophan--tRNA ligase encodes MADTQFTPRIFSGIKPSGGLTLGNYLGAIKRWVEMQEEGTQSIYCVVDLHAITVWQDPADLRAATHEVAAGMLASGIDPARSILFNQSQVPEHTQLAWIFNCVARVGWMNRMTQFKEKAGANAEKVSLGLYAYPSLMAADILLYHATHVPVGEDQKQHVELTRDIAAKFNHDYGVEFFPMTEPVIEGPGMRVMNLRDGSKKMSKSGESDMERINMLDDADTISKKFKKARTDPAPLPESPEGLKDRPEAKNLVDIYASLSGGTQESVIAEYAGAGWGQFKPALADLAVDKLAPISDEMRRLMADPAEIDRLLAVGRDRAREIAAPVLERTYEIVGLVRS; translated from the coding sequence ATGGCCGACACCCAGTTCACCCCCCGCATCTTCTCCGGCATCAAGCCCTCCGGCGGGCTGACGCTCGGCAACTACCTCGGCGCCATCAAGCGCTGGGTCGAGATGCAGGAAGAGGGGACGCAGAGCATCTACTGCGTCGTCGACCTCCACGCCATCACCGTCTGGCAGGACCCGGCCGATCTGCGCGCCGCCACCCACGAGGTCGCCGCCGGCATGCTGGCGTCGGGCATCGACCCGGCGCGCTCCATCCTCTTCAACCAGTCCCAGGTCCCCGAGCACACCCAGCTCGCCTGGATCTTCAACTGCGTCGCCCGCGTCGGCTGGATGAACCGGATGACCCAGTTCAAGGAGAAGGCCGGCGCCAATGCCGAGAAGGTCTCGCTCGGTCTCTACGCCTACCCCTCCCTGATGGCCGCCGACATCCTGCTCTACCACGCCACCCACGTCCCCGTGGGCGAGGATCAAAAGCAGCACGTCGAGCTGACCCGCGACATCGCCGCCAAGTTCAACCACGACTACGGCGTCGAGTTCTTCCCGATGACCGAGCCGGTGATCGAGGGCCCCGGCATGCGCGTGATGAACCTGCGCGACGGCTCCAAGAAGATGTCCAAGTCCGGCGAATCCGACATGGAGCGGATCAACATGCTCGACGATGCCGACACCATCTCCAAGAAGTTCAAGAAGGCCCGCACCGACCCGGCCCCCCTGCCCGAGAGCCCCGAGGGCCTGAAGGACCGCCCCGAGGCCAAGAACCTCGTCGACATCTACGCCTCCCTCTCCGGCGGCACCCAGGAGTCGGTCATCGCCGAATACGCCGGCGCCGGCTGGGGCCAGTTCAAACCCGCCCTGGCCGATCTGGCCGTGGACAAGCTGGCGCCGATCTCCGACGAAATGCGCCGGCTCATGGCCGACCCCGCCGAGATCGACCGGTTGCTGGCGGTTGGACGGGATCGGGCGCGGGAGATCGCGGCGCCGGTGCTGGAGCGGACCTATGAGATTGTGGGGCTGGTGCGGAGTTGA
- a CDS encoding universal stress protein, translated as MRKFLVVLDDSRECLNAMRFAAMRAAKTGGGVEILSIIPPDEFNHWIGVGDVMRAEARERIEAHFEVFAKWMRDRQGVDPELVIREGEPVDQILAQCREDKDIGVLVLGAGTGKNGPGPLVTQLTRNAGALDFPITIVPGELSKERLESIT; from the coding sequence ATGCGCAAGTTCCTCGTCGTGCTGGATGACAGCCGCGAATGTCTCAATGCCATGCGCTTCGCCGCCATGCGCGCCGCCAAGACAGGCGGCGGCGTGGAGATCCTGTCGATCATCCCGCCCGACGAGTTCAACCACTGGATCGGCGTCGGAGACGTGATGCGCGCCGAGGCCCGCGAGCGGATCGAGGCCCACTTCGAGGTCTTCGCCAAGTGGATGCGCGACCGCCAGGGCGTCGACCCCGAGTTGGTCATCCGCGAGGGCGAACCGGTCGACCAGATCCTCGCCCAATGCCGCGAAGACAAGGACATCGGCGTGCTGGTGCTGGGCGCCGGCACCGGCAAGAACGGCCCCGGCCCGCTGGTCACCCAGCTCACCAGAAACGCCGGCGCCCTCGACTTTCCCATCACGATCGTGCCGGGCGAACTGTCCAAGGAGCGGCTGGAGAGCATCACCTGA
- a CDS encoding MT-A70 family methyltransferase, giving the protein MNAADDLTRFLGDDRFATVMADPPWRFQNRTGKIAPEHKRLARYPTMTLDEICALPVADHIEDRAHCYLWVPNALLPEGLQVLKAWGFEYKSNIVWEKVRKDGGPDGRGVGFYFRNVTEILLFGTRGKNVRTLAPGRSQVNFIEAEEPESDLLKTRKREHSRKPDEQYRIIEECSWGPFLELFGRGVREGWTVWGNQADADYKPSWKTYAYNSSVSAAE; this is encoded by the coding sequence ATGAACGCAGCGGATGACCTCACCCGATTCCTGGGCGACGACAGATTTGCCACCGTGATGGCTGATCCGCCGTGGCGTTTCCAGAACCGCACTGGCAAGATTGCACCCGAGCACAAGCGTCTCGCCCGGTACCCTACAATGACACTTGACGAGATATGCGCTCTTCCAGTTGCGGATCATATCGAAGACCGCGCGCATTGCTATCTTTGGGTTCCGAATGCCCTTCTCCCTGAAGGGTTGCAGGTGCTGAAGGCGTGGGGCTTTGAATACAAGTCAAACATAGTTTGGGAAAAGGTTAGAAAAGATGGCGGGCCCGATGGTCGCGGCGTCGGATTCTACTTCCGCAACGTGACTGAAATCCTACTGTTCGGAACGCGGGGCAAGAACGTGCGCACGCTCGCGCCGGGCAGGTCTCAGGTCAATTTTATCGAAGCTGAAGAGCCTGAAAGCGACCTTCTGAAAACCCGAAAGCGGGAGCACAGTCGCAAGCCGGATGAGCAGTATAGGATCATCGAGGAGTGCTCATGGGGGCCGTTTCTTGAGTTGTTCGGTCGTGGCGTTCGGGAAGGTTGGACGGTATGGGGTAATCAGGCGGATGCTGATTACAAGCCGAGCTGGAAAACCTATGCTTACAACTCTTCCGTGAGTGCTGCTGAATAA
- a CDS encoding RidA family protein codes for MPGTFETRLAELGVTLPDAAAPAANYVPFVEAGGLLYVSGQISMADGQMIKGKLGADMEVEVGVAAAKACAISLLAQVKAACGGDLDRLERVVKLTAFVNSTAEFGDQPKVVNGASDFLVEALGDAGRHARSAVSAASLPFGVAVEIEGIFKLK; via the coding sequence ATGCCCGGAACATTCGAGACCCGCCTTGCAGAGCTTGGCGTCACCCTGCCCGACGCGGCCGCGCCGGCGGCCAATTACGTGCCGTTCGTGGAGGCGGGCGGGCTGCTTTACGTCAGCGGCCAGATCTCGATGGCCGATGGCCAGATGATCAAGGGCAAGCTCGGGGCGGACATGGAGGTGGAGGTCGGGGTTGCGGCGGCCAAAGCCTGCGCGATCAGCCTGCTGGCGCAGGTGAAGGCGGCCTGCGGGGGCGATCTCGACCGGCTGGAGCGGGTGGTGAAGCTGACGGCCTTCGTGAACTCGACCGCAGAGTTCGGCGACCAGCCGAAGGTGGTGAACGGGGCCTCGGACTTTCTGGTGGAGGCGCTGGGCGACGCGGGCCGCCATGCCCGCTCGGCGGTGAGCGCGGCCTCGCTGCCCTTTGGCGTGGCGGTGGAGATCGAGGGGATCTTCAAGCTGAAATGA
- a CDS encoding glycerophosphodiester phosphodiesterase family protein, whose protein sequence is MNLPESFLAVPIAHRGYHDRAAGRVENSRAAFEAAIAAGYGIELDLQPSKDGVPMVFHDYDLRRLTGETGPVAQRTAEELGQITLTGGGEAVPTLAEVLRLVAGRVPLLIEIKDQDGILGPNVGALERASAEALAGYRGDVALMSFNPHSMAAMAELLPEVPRGLVTDDYRPEDWETIPEARRAELREIPDYDRVGACFISHRHGALGDARVAELKAQGAEILCWTIRSAAEEAKAREIAANVTFEGYAAA, encoded by the coding sequence ATGAACCTCCCCGAAAGCTTCCTCGCCGTGCCGATCGCGCATCGGGGCTATCACGACCGCGCCGCGGGACGGGTGGAAAACAGCCGCGCGGCCTTTGAGGCGGCGATCGCGGCCGGATACGGGATCGAGCTGGATCTGCAGCCGTCGAAGGATGGCGTGCCGATGGTGTTTCATGACTACGACCTCCGCCGGCTGACCGGCGAGACCGGGCCGGTGGCGCAGCGGACGGCGGAGGAGCTGGGGCAGATCACCCTGACCGGCGGCGGCGAGGCCGTGCCGACGCTTGCGGAGGTGCTGCGGCTCGTCGCTGGCCGGGTGCCGCTGCTCATCGAGATCAAGGATCAGGACGGCATACTGGGGCCGAACGTGGGTGCGCTGGAGCGGGCCTCGGCGGAGGCGCTGGCGGGTTACCGGGGCGATGTGGCGCTGATGAGCTTCAACCCGCATTCGATGGCCGCGATGGCGGAGCTGCTGCCCGAGGTGCCACGCGGGCTGGTAACCGATGACTACCGGCCCGAGGATTGGGAGACGATCCCCGAGGCGCGGCGGGCGGAGCTGCGGGAGATCCCGGACTACGACCGGGTGGGGGCCTGCTTCATCAGCCACAGGCACGGGGCGCTGGGCGACGCACGGGTGGCGGAGCTGAAGGCGCAGGGTGCCGAAATTCTGTGCTGGACGATCCGCAGCGCGGCGGAAGAGGCGAAGGCGCGCGAGATTGCCGCCAATGTGACCTTCGAGGGCTACGCCGCCGCTTGA
- the tsaB gene encoding tRNA (adenosine(37)-N6)-threonylcarbamoyltransferase complex dimerization subunit type 1 TsaB, with product MASPEPALLAFDTSGPHIAGAVLHGAVVVAERFEPMKRGQAENLMPILESLLSQAGLAWQDLTALGVGIGPGNFTGIRISVSAARALALGLGIPAVGVSSFELAREAESGTVLLPAPRDMAYAQDFAAGAPSGPPRLVARTGDLPESVPQLPHRLVTRAATLLARAQGPVPRPAPLYVKAPDAAPARDAPPEIVE from the coding sequence GTGGCCTCGCCCGAGCCTGCCCTTCTTGCCTTCGACACATCCGGCCCCCACATCGCGGGGGCCGTTCTGCATGGCGCTGTCGTGGTGGCCGAGCGTTTCGAGCCCATGAAGCGCGGGCAGGCCGAAAACCTCATGCCGATCCTCGAGAGCCTGCTCTCGCAGGCGGGCCTCGCCTGGCAGGACCTCACCGCCCTCGGCGTCGGCATCGGGCCCGGCAACTTCACCGGCATCCGCATCTCGGTCTCTGCCGCCCGCGCCCTTGCGCTGGGGCTGGGGATTCCGGCGGTGGGCGTCTCCAGCTTCGAGCTGGCCCGCGAGGCCGAGAGCGGCACCGTCCTGCTCCCCGCCCCGCGCGACATGGCCTATGCCCAGGATTTCGCCGCCGGCGCGCCCTCTGGCCCGCCCCGGCTGGTCGCCCGCACCGGCGATCTGCCCGAGAGCGTTCCGCAGTTGCCGCACCGCCTCGTCACCCGCGCCGCCACGCTCCTGGCCCGCGCGCAGGGACCGGTGCCGCGCCCCGCGCCGCTCTATGTGAAGGCGCCCGATGCCGCGCCCGCACGCGACGCGCCGCCCGAGATCGTCGAATGA
- a CDS encoding branched-chain amino acid aminotransferase, whose translation MATGTNIRTYYDGSWHEGDVMIMRAADHGSWLGTTVFDGARFIDGVAPDLEAHLARVNRSAEALMLRPTVSTEAMLEIAWEGLKLYPKDAAVYIRPMYWGIDGGHMGILPADAPAGFALCLEEVPMAPPEATVRLTTTRFRRPVIESSVCNAKAGCLYPNNARMLAEAKSRGYDNTLVADAMGNVAESATANAFMVKDGEVFTPIANGTFLSGITRARHIANLRADGVKVHETVLTFDDFRAADEVFLSGNLMKVTPVTEFDGTHYQHGPVTRRTRELYWDWALSGR comes from the coding sequence ATGGCAACCGGAACCAACATCCGCACCTATTACGACGGCAGCTGGCACGAGGGCGACGTGATGATCATGCGCGCCGCCGACCACGGCTCCTGGCTCGGCACCACCGTCTTCGACGGCGCCCGCTTCATCGACGGCGTCGCCCCCGACCTCGAGGCCCACCTCGCCCGCGTGAACCGCTCTGCCGAGGCGCTGATGCTGCGGCCCACCGTCTCCACCGAGGCGATGCTCGAGATCGCCTGGGAGGGCCTCAAGCTCTATCCGAAGGACGCCGCGGTCTACATCCGCCCGATGTACTGGGGCATCGACGGCGGCCACATGGGCATCCTGCCCGCCGACGCGCCCGCAGGCTTCGCGCTCTGCCTCGAAGAGGTGCCGATGGCGCCGCCCGAGGCCACCGTGCGCCTCACCACCACCCGCTTCCGCCGCCCGGTGATCGAGAGCTCGGTGTGCAACGCCAAGGCGGGCTGCCTCTATCCCAACAACGCCCGGATGCTGGCCGAGGCCAAGTCCAGGGGTTACGACAACACGCTGGTGGCCGACGCCATGGGCAACGTGGCCGAAAGCGCCACCGCCAACGCCTTCATGGTGAAGGACGGCGAGGTCTTCACCCCCATCGCCAACGGCACCTTCCTGTCGGGCATCACCCGCGCGCGGCACATCGCCAACCTGCGGGCCGACGGGGTGAAGGTCCACGAGACCGTGCTCACCTTCGACGACTTCCGCGCGGCGGACGAGGTGTTTCTCTCCGGCAACCTGATGAAGGTCACCCCGGTCACCGAGTTCGACGGCACCCACTACCAGCACGGGCCGGTAACCCGCCGCACCCGCGAGCTCTACTGGGATTGGGCGCTGTCCGGACGATGA
- a CDS encoding rhomboid family intramembrane serine protease: MDWDHNASPFNAVPPVVLALVGLMGAAELWFALSQAGIVGSTRGGDDARIFALQRFAFSGEIMGMMVERGEYPPSQLMRLVTYPFVHGGFTHMVFAGVFTLALGKMVGEILGQVAVAALFFAGVLAGAVAFWLLAPGGALYGAFPGAYALIGGYTYIMWVHLGRMGESQYRAFGLIGILLVFQLVFGVLFGSGSDWIGDIGGFLAGLFLSVPLAPGGWQRLMARLRRR, translated from the coding sequence ATGGACTGGGATCACAACGCCTCGCCGTTCAACGCGGTGCCGCCGGTGGTGCTGGCGCTGGTCGGGCTGATGGGGGCCGCGGAACTGTGGTTTGCGCTGAGCCAGGCGGGGATCGTGGGCAGCACGCGGGGTGGCGATGACGCCCGGATCTTTGCGCTGCAGCGGTTTGCGTTTTCGGGCGAGATCATGGGGATGATGGTGGAGCGCGGGGAGTATCCGCCGAGCCAGCTGATGCGGCTGGTGACCTATCCCTTCGTGCATGGCGGGTTCACCCACATGGTCTTTGCCGGGGTCTTCACGCTGGCGCTGGGCAAGATGGTGGGGGAGATCCTGGGGCAGGTGGCGGTGGCGGCGCTGTTCTTTGCCGGGGTGCTCGCGGGGGCTGTCGCGTTCTGGCTACTGGCGCCGGGCGGGGCGCTTTATGGCGCGTTTCCGGGGGCCTATGCGTTGATCGGCGGCTATACCTACATCATGTGGGTGCATCTGGGGCGGATGGGCGAGAGCCAGTACCGGGCGTTCGGCCTGATCGGGATCCTGCTGGTGTTCCAGCTGGTGTTCGGCGTGCTGTTCGGTTCCGGGTCCGACTGGATCGGGGATATCGGCGGGTTCCTGGCCGGGTTGTTCCTCAGCGTGCCGCTGGCGCCGGGCGGCTGGCAGCGGCTGATGGCGCGGCTGCGGCGGAGGTAG
- a CDS encoding HNH endonuclease, producing the protein MDWKALESRPGSFSKNFGWGDAPGLGLLHRVINAVFSDGLMPVPRDAARKIIAQHADGDPLVPLNFFLYNQVVEGESYIIPDQLVLEALAGEHDQSFDRLAMCALNFSRVGTWDRARPFQSHPAPWARRFVVEEVWNGHQWDVSKITSDKIEEFFSSGAMIYSAASPRKFATNLHYLYQQSSLLGLTGSEREDWWSSALFLFLDRCIFEREISLEMSAQEILTFVEAEDFWALTAADPALAYYAAFSVIEEYLDLGGPARLDDMEWNGGTVEAASNTSPRRTGSPRLSSHRDITKRKKPTDLTLTVVQRAYAQAQQQVRNRLHAEWVKNLYDNRCAICGIALKVDPTGKTYSEAGHVKPVGDPFKGPDHLKNILPFCPNHHKAFDQGGVWIHPNEGNPIVRSATGDTEINGRKLEILAEHGFGVEYAEWHAKYFRHIQ; encoded by the coding sequence TTGGATTGGAAAGCATTAGAAAGCCGTCCGGGGTCTTTTTCTAAGAACTTCGGCTGGGGGGATGCCCCGGGCTTGGGTTTGTTGCATCGGGTAATCAACGCGGTTTTCTCTGATGGTCTGATGCCCGTTCCCAGAGATGCCGCGCGGAAGATAATCGCACAGCATGCGGACGGCGACCCGCTCGTGCCTCTCAATTTCTTTCTCTATAATCAGGTAGTAGAGGGGGAGAGCTATATTATCCCTGACCAATTAGTACTCGAGGCATTGGCCGGCGAGCATGACCAGTCGTTTGACCGTTTGGCAATGTGCGCACTGAATTTTAGTCGAGTTGGAACTTGGGACCGTGCGCGCCCGTTTCAGTCACATCCTGCTCCTTGGGCGAGGCGCTTCGTGGTTGAGGAAGTCTGGAATGGCCACCAGTGGGATGTGAGCAAAATAACGTCTGATAAAATTGAGGAGTTTTTCTCTTCCGGGGCGATGATCTACAGTGCTGCATCCCCAAGAAAGTTTGCCACGAACCTGCACTATCTTTATCAGCAATCCAGTCTTCTCGGATTGACCGGATCCGAGCGAGAAGACTGGTGGTCAAGCGCGCTCTTCCTATTCTTGGATCGCTGCATTTTTGAACGGGAGATTAGCCTTGAAATGTCAGCGCAAGAAATTCTGACCTTTGTGGAGGCGGAAGACTTTTGGGCGCTGACTGCAGCCGATCCGGCGCTCGCCTATTACGCGGCTTTTTCGGTGATCGAGGAATACCTCGATTTGGGAGGGCCGGCCCGCTTGGACGATATGGAATGGAACGGTGGGACTGTTGAAGCTGCATCGAATACAAGCCCTCGTCGAACCGGTTCTCCGAGACTTTCTTCCCATAGGGATATTACCAAACGCAAAAAGCCAACCGATTTGACCTTAACAGTTGTGCAGCGGGCCTATGCTCAGGCGCAACAGCAAGTCAGAAACCGGCTACACGCGGAATGGGTTAAGAACCTATATGATAATCGCTGTGCGATCTGCGGGATCGCACTGAAAGTCGATCCGACTGGGAAGACGTACTCTGAGGCAGGGCACGTGAAGCCGGTAGGCGACCCGTTTAAAGGACCTGATCACCTCAAGAATATTCTTCCATTTTGCCCGAACCATCACAAAGCGTTCGACCAAGGTGGAGTGTGGATTCACCCGAACGAAGGCAACCCGATTGTCCGTAGCGCCACCGGCGACACGGAGATCAATGGCAGGAAGTTAGAGATTTTAGCTGAACACGGCTTCGGTGTTGAGTATGCAGAATGGCACGCGAAGTATTTCCGACACATTCAGTGA